From one Calditrichota bacterium genomic stretch:
- a CDS encoding O-antigen ligase family protein, protein MILRLAGTYVHLLEIPLLLFLAGAATLRLVRNGLRLQVTNLAAPLLLFSALVLYLCAIALSSWNALDVRLVLKSGLKWTEVVVLISLVFLYVQSQEDFALIYWALAVSGILAIVRVAASVIAGQIPLFGYRVFPGPEALFALALVLPFVRRDRGWSMVATGLCLLSAVLSMSRIVWVALPLLLFLAHRYRLVAPRHFSYLIAGTIGILLFLLVAERNILLYRWSELFAPRHVSNVERMLLLKTAVALFVRHPLVGIGSLNFPRALVQQGHLLALAAPDPDVLEPHNAFLQVLAEEGVLGFAFFSFSLVAVIVLLRFCSRASGVSRPYRVGLGVFWLTMGVYLLFGFISAQFRFFLGLGYGLAAATVKVLPEVPDTRGEVEGA, encoded by the coding sequence ATGATTCTGCGCCTGGCCGGCACGTATGTCCATCTGCTGGAGATCCCTCTGCTCCTCTTTCTTGCCGGGGCAGCTACGCTACGGCTTGTGAGAAATGGGCTGCGGCTCCAGGTCACAAACCTCGCGGCGCCTCTCTTGCTCTTTTCGGCTCTTGTGCTCTATCTATGTGCCATAGCCCTTTCCAGCTGGAATGCGCTGGACGTGCGTCTGGTCCTCAAATCGGGCCTCAAGTGGACCGAGGTAGTGGTGCTCATTTCCCTCGTTTTCCTGTACGTGCAGAGCCAAGAGGACTTTGCCCTCATCTATTGGGCCCTCGCCGTCTCCGGAATCTTGGCCATCGTCCGAGTCGCGGCATCGGTCATTGCGGGCCAGATCCCCCTTTTCGGCTATCGCGTCTTCCCCGGGCCTGAGGCGCTTTTCGCGCTGGCGCTGGTTCTCCCGTTTGTCCGCCGAGACAGAGGCTGGAGTATGGTGGCTACCGGGCTGTGCCTGCTCTCTGCCGTGCTCTCCATGTCGCGCATCGTGTGGGTTGCCCTCCCGCTGCTTCTCTTTCTTGCCCATCGCTACCGCTTAGTGGCGCCACGACACTTTTCCTACTTGATAGCGGGGACAATAGGCATCCTGCTTTTCCTGTTGGTGGCGGAAAGAAACATCCTCCTCTATCGTTGGTCCGAACTCTTCGCGCCGAGGCACGTCTCTAACGTCGAGCGCATGCTCCTTCTCAAGACCGCGGTGGCTTTGTTCGTGCGCCACCCGCTGGTGGGCATCGGCTCTTTGAATTTCCCGAGGGCCCTGGTCCAGCAGGGGCACCTCCTTGCACTTGCCGCTCCGGATCCAGACGTGCTGGAGCCACACAATGCCTTTCTGCAGGTGCTAGCGGAGGAGGGTGTGCTCGGCTTCGCTTTCTTCTCGTTCTCCTTGGTTGCCGTCATTGTGCTTCTGCGCTTCTGCTCACGTGCGAGCGGGGTCAGTCGTCCCTATCGAGTGGGGCTGGGCGTGTTCTGGCTCACGATGGGTGTGTACCTCCTCTTTGGCTTCATTTCGGCGCAGTTCCGTTTCTTCTTGGGGCTTGGGTACGGGCTTGCAGCTGCCACCGTGAAGGTCTTGCCTGAAGTGCCAGACACGCGCGGGGAGGTCGAAGGTGCCTGA
- a CDS encoding glycosyltransferase family 4 protein has product MRVTFVLPFTSFTGGVKIVFEHANWLVDHGHQVTVVYPLLPYRFGEGVANWRATWEQLRGLAANLAKRNRVSWFPLRATLRGVPAVKDRFLPDADAVIATAWPTAYSVAKLAAGKGEKFYLVMGYEIWRGPRSVVDASYRLPLKLIVISTWLERLMREQFSATVVGKVIHGVDPAVFYNDNKRFNEPRRVLLPYSRLPWKGTADGLAAVALARRTHPELQLVMYGLERGPDVPKEAEFHLRPMGERLRQLYCSCDIFLFTSRTEGFGLPPLEAMACKCAVVATRVGGIPDYTVEGETVLTAPPGDVEGLAAHLVRLLDDQQLLEKLSLASCNYVAQFTQDQSSARLARTLQSNLPAARRDRR; this is encoded by the coding sequence ATGAGAGTCACCTTCGTGCTGCCCTTCACCAGTTTTACTGGCGGGGTGAAAATCGTGTTCGAACATGCCAACTGGCTCGTCGATCACGGCCACCAAGTGACGGTCGTTTATCCGCTGCTGCCGTACCGCTTTGGCGAGGGAGTGGCCAACTGGCGTGCCACTTGGGAACAGCTCCGCGGCCTGGCGGCGAACCTGGCCAAACGCAATCGCGTCAGCTGGTTTCCCTTGCGGGCCACACTGCGCGGGGTGCCGGCGGTCAAAGATAGGTTCTTGCCGGACGCCGACGCCGTGATTGCCACCGCCTGGCCGACCGCGTATTCAGTAGCAAAACTTGCTGCCGGCAAGGGAGAGAAGTTCTACCTTGTTATGGGGTATGAGATCTGGCGCGGACCGAGATCGGTGGTTGATGCCTCCTATCGCCTCCCACTGAAGCTGATCGTGATCTCCACCTGGCTGGAGCGTCTCATGCGCGAGCAATTCAGCGCAACAGTTGTGGGAAAGGTTATTCACGGCGTCGATCCCGCGGTCTTTTACAACGACAACAAGCGCTTCAACGAGCCCAGGCGGGTGCTTTTGCCCTACAGCCGGCTGCCCTGGAAGGGCACTGCCGATGGCCTGGCGGCGGTAGCACTCGCCCGCCGCACCCATCCGGAGCTGCAGCTGGTCATGTACGGCCTCGAACGCGGCCCAGATGTGCCAAAGGAGGCCGAATTCCACCTTCGCCCCATGGGCGAACGCCTGCGCCAGCTCTACTGCTCCTGCGATATCTTCCTGTTCACCAGCCGCACTGAGGGCTTTGGCCTGCCCCCATTGGAAGCCATGGCCTGCAAGTGTGCGGTCGTGGCGACGCGCGTGGGCGGTATCCCGGACTATACCGTGGAAGGGGAGACGGTGCTCACCGCGCCGCCCGGAGATGTGGAAGGGCTAGCCGCTCACCTAGTCCGCCTTCTCGACGACCAGCAGCTTCTGGAAAAGCTCTCCTTGGCTTCGTGCAACTACGTCGCGCAGTTCACCCAGGACCAGTCCTCGGCGCGGCTGGCGCGCACCTTGCAGTCCAATCTCCCTGCGGCACGGAGGGACCGCCGATGA
- a CDS encoding oligosaccharide flippase family protein has protein sequence MKAHAQRHGTTERGWLPAVHSLYGDILLSTGGRVGAAALTFAKTVLLVRLLHPAVYGGVAVLLSWGYIASALGELGCGAAFLVLESGAQREQQHARFWSFLRGRVVVSLVLGCAWFAATMVGLMPRSGVGGVALLFGLGQNICHAPEFLFQTKRRFGSYSRFLIAVALLQLLWTAGALGLYQRWQLSQQSLWVLLALAPWFAALVTLVPLAFLDRSLLHPQPSADWAYLKRMIAFGKWVALGGLLMYVYQRWAVIALARGGSAEAAGAYDVAVTCAQVVNLVTLSAVSALSPRFASSHDPTVVRRGLLRLFTRGGPVVVGVLAVYYLVRGPVISMVFGPSYNASTVALDALMPSFLLTLLTEPMVAYTTFGLKAPHVVFWAALFRTAALMLGAGAAVQYHGVAGLAILQSALRIGEHLFITFFALSGRRSS, from the coding sequence GTGAAGGCCCACGCGCAGAGGCACGGTACCACGGAGCGGGGATGGCTGCCTGCGGTTCACTCCCTGTACGGCGACATCCTCCTCTCCACGGGTGGGCGCGTAGGCGCAGCGGCCCTGACCTTTGCAAAGACGGTGCTTCTGGTCCGGCTGCTCCACCCTGCAGTGTACGGCGGGGTTGCCGTGCTCCTCTCTTGGGGCTACATCGCCTCCGCACTCGGTGAGCTGGGGTGTGGGGCAGCGTTCCTCGTGTTAGAGAGTGGCGCCCAAAGAGAGCAACAGCACGCGCGCTTCTGGAGCTTTCTGCGCGGCAGAGTTGTCGTGAGCCTGGTGCTGGGGTGCGCCTGGTTTGCGGCCACCATGGTCGGTCTGATGCCCCGCTCCGGGGTGGGCGGCGTCGCGCTTCTCTTTGGCCTGGGGCAGAACATCTGCCATGCGCCGGAGTTTCTTTTCCAGACAAAGAGGCGATTCGGCTCCTACTCGCGCTTTCTGATAGCAGTGGCGCTCCTGCAGCTCCTGTGGACAGCTGGCGCGCTTGGGCTCTACCAGCGGTGGCAGCTCAGCCAGCAATCGTTGTGGGTTCTACTCGCCTTGGCACCGTGGTTTGCCGCGCTGGTCACTCTGGTGCCGCTTGCGTTTCTGGACCGCTCTTTGCTTCATCCGCAGCCGAGTGCCGACTGGGCTTACCTAAAGAGGATGATCGCCTTTGGCAAGTGGGTTGCCCTGGGTGGACTGCTCATGTACGTTTACCAACGCTGGGCGGTGATTGCCCTGGCCCGGGGCGGAAGCGCGGAGGCAGCCGGAGCATACGACGTCGCAGTCACCTGCGCGCAGGTGGTGAATTTGGTGACGTTGTCCGCAGTGAGTGCGCTTTCGCCGCGCTTCGCCTCCAGCCACGACCCGACGGTGGTACGGCGTGGCCTGCTGCGCCTTTTTACGCGCGGCGGCCCTGTGGTGGTAGGCGTGCTGGCGGTCTACTACTTGGTACGCGGCCCAGTCATCAGTATGGTCTTCGGCCCGTCTTACAACGCCAGCACCGTGGCCCTGGATGCTCTGATGCCAAGTTTCTTGCTGACACTCTTGACCGAACCGATGGTCGCCTACACCACCTTTGGCCTGAAGGCACCTCATGTCGTCTTCTGGGCAGCCTTATTCCGCACCGCGGCCTTGATGCTGGGAGCCGGTGCGGCAGTGCAATATCATGGCGTTGCCGGGTTGGCCATCCTGCAGTCGGCTTTGCGCATCGGTGAGCACCTGTTCATCACCTTTTTCGCCCTCTCCGGACGGAGGTCATCCTGA
- a CDS encoding glycosyltransferase family 2 protein: protein MPEPAGASVIIVSWNTKELALRCIESVFAKNRQVGLEVIVVDNGSADGTTAALRQLYPQVLLVANRENLGFARAVNQGLAAAKGELFVVMNADTALLSEEPILRIQRFLCAQPRVGIVGATLVAPDGKVLSRGRRFQNVANLAKIHLMFASAPVFGGHKEMSDDVPLWVDYVDGAFLAVRRKVVAQVGPMDEAHFLYGEDMEWCLRARKAGWQAAVLPDVVVRHHQGSSATQHLARALCHNAVNVSHFVGQTYGWQQARVAWRILLLGMLLRIPVALVRRSGLATHYWRALRSCLLLSRDLGDLLKDRWPQALLAAEKELRLARRGGEQ from the coding sequence GTGCCTGAACCGGCAGGTGCATCGGTCATCATCGTGAGTTGGAACACGAAGGAACTTGCCCTTCGTTGCATCGAGTCCGTTTTCGCCAAGAATCGGCAGGTAGGACTCGAGGTGATCGTGGTGGACAACGGCTCGGCAGATGGCACCACCGCTGCGCTGCGCCAGCTGTACCCTCAGGTGCTGCTGGTCGCCAACCGCGAGAACTTGGGCTTTGCCCGTGCGGTGAACCAGGGTCTTGCTGCCGCCAAGGGTGAGCTCTTCGTGGTAATGAACGCGGATACCGCCCTGCTTTCCGAAGAGCCGATTTTGCGTATCCAGCGCTTCTTGTGCGCGCAGCCACGCGTGGGCATTGTGGGCGCGACTTTGGTCGCTCCCGACGGCAAGGTTCTCTCACGCGGGCGACGTTTTCAGAACGTGGCGAACCTCGCCAAGATACACCTCATGTTCGCCTCGGCGCCGGTGTTTGGTGGACACAAGGAGATGTCTGACGATGTGCCCCTCTGGGTGGACTATGTAGATGGTGCCTTTCTCGCCGTGCGGAGGAAGGTGGTCGCACAGGTAGGCCCAATGGACGAGGCTCACTTCCTGTACGGGGAAGACATGGAGTGGTGCCTCCGCGCGCGCAAGGCAGGATGGCAGGCGGCGGTGCTCCCCGATGTGGTCGTGCGGCACCATCAGGGCAGCAGTGCCACGCAGCACTTGGCGCGCGCCCTGTGTCACAACGCCGTGAACGTCAGCCATTTCGTTGGCCAGACGTATGGCTGGCAGCAGGCCCGCGTCGCCTGGCGCATCTTGCTCCTCGGCATGCTCTTGCGCATCCCTGTGGCACTAGTACGGCGGTCTGGTTTAGCTACTCATTACTGGCGGGCTTTGCGCAGCTGCCTGCTGCTTTCGCGCGACCTCGGAGATCTGCTCAAGGACCGCTGGCCGCAGGCCCTGTTGGCTGCAGAGAAGGAGTTGCGCCTCGCTCGTCGCGGGGGTGAGCAATGA